The following are encoded together in the Capsulimonas corticalis genome:
- the rpsB gene encoding 30S ribosomal protein S2: MSVLQMKDLLEAGVHFGHQTRRWNPKMKRYIYGGRNGIYIIDLHQTLKLFDDAYAFVQELATNNGKLLFVGTKKQAQEAVAEAARRSRSYYVNSRWLGGMLTNYRTILTRIARLRELERLEADGTLDSLPKKEAFERREERDRLERYLGGIKDMPGLPDAIFIVDLKKERIAVQEARKLGIPIIAIVDTNCDPDEVDYVIPGNDDAIRAIKLISNKIADAIIEIKQGEWQEASATDVEGEAGKTGDEVDAAAVAAQWEELERRVAGTDAPAIETTGDADAVVPTATAIAEGEAAAPSA; the protein is encoded by the coding sequence TTGTCAGTATTGCAAATGAAAGACCTGCTTGAGGCAGGCGTGCACTTCGGTCACCAGACCCGGCGCTGGAACCCGAAGATGAAGCGGTACATTTACGGTGGCCGCAACGGCATCTACATCATCGACCTGCACCAGACCCTGAAGCTGTTCGATGACGCGTACGCGTTCGTCCAGGAACTGGCGACCAACAACGGCAAGCTGCTGTTTGTCGGCACCAAGAAGCAGGCGCAGGAAGCCGTCGCCGAAGCCGCGCGCCGCTCCCGCTCCTACTACGTGAACTCCCGCTGGCTGGGCGGCATGCTCACCAACTACCGCACCATCCTGACGCGCATCGCTCGCCTTCGCGAGCTCGAGCGCCTGGAGGCCGACGGCACCCTGGATTCGCTGCCGAAGAAGGAAGCCTTCGAGCGCCGCGAAGAGCGGGATCGTCTGGAGCGTTATTTGGGCGGCATCAAGGATATGCCCGGTCTGCCCGACGCCATCTTCATCGTGGACCTGAAGAAGGAGCGCATCGCCGTGCAGGAAGCCCGCAAGCTGGGCATCCCGATCATCGCGATTGTCGACACCAACTGCGATCCCGACGAAGTCGATTATGTCATTCCCGGCAACGATGACGCCATCCGCGCCATCAAGCTGATCTCCAACAAGATCGCCGACGCGATCATCGAGATCAAGCAGGGCGAGTGGCAGGAAGCCAGCGCCACGGATGTCGAGGGCGAAGCCGGCAAGACCGGTGACGAAGTCGACGCCGCCGCTGTCGCCGCGCAGTGGGAAGAGCTGGAGCGACGTGTCGCTGGAACCGACGCTCCCGCGATCGAGACCACGGGCGACGCCGACGCCGTCGTTCCCACGGCGACCGCGATCGCCGAGGGCGAGGCTGCCGCCCCGTCCGCCTAG
- a CDS encoding isoprenyl transferase yields MGSQNAQNGASATVHHSSDTAETRETKRLRERLDPSRMPEHVAVIMDGNGRWARKHHLPSRLLGHAEGYKTTKKIVRAASDLGVKYLTLYVFSNENWRRPKHETDGLMALIEKATRNELAELHENGIRMRFLGRRLELTPSLRKEIERAEALTEKNPGLVLNLALNYGGRAEIVDAVRKLAEAAARGEIDPAKITEDDISANLYAPDMPDPDLMIRTAGELRVSNFLLWEIAYSEMWVTPTLWPDFSAEHLVQAIEDYQMRVRKFGAVVNP; encoded by the coding sequence ATGGGATCCCAGAACGCGCAGAACGGCGCCTCCGCGACCGTCCATCATTCCTCGGATACCGCCGAAACCCGCGAGACCAAGCGTCTCCGAGAGCGGCTGGATCCCTCGCGCATGCCCGAGCACGTTGCCGTCATCATGGACGGCAACGGACGCTGGGCGCGCAAGCATCACCTTCCCTCCCGACTTCTGGGACACGCGGAAGGTTATAAGACGACCAAAAAGATCGTCCGCGCCGCCTCCGACCTCGGCGTGAAGTATCTCACCCTTTACGTATTCTCCAACGAAAATTGGCGCCGTCCCAAGCACGAGACGGACGGCTTGATGGCCCTGATCGAAAAGGCGACCCGCAACGAGCTGGCGGAGCTGCACGAGAACGGCATTCGCATGCGATTCCTCGGACGCCGCCTGGAACTGACGCCCTCCCTGCGCAAGGAGATCGAGCGCGCCGAAGCCCTCACGGAAAAGAATCCCGGCCTTGTGCTAAACCTCGCCCTGAACTACGGAGGCCGCGCGGAGATCGTGGACGCCGTACGAAAATTGGCGGAAGCGGCGGCGCGCGGCGAGATCGATCCCGCGAAGATCACGGAAGACGATATCTCGGCAAACCTTTACGCGCCGGATATGCCCGATCCCGACCTGATGATCCGCACCGCCGGAGAGCTTCGCGTCTCGAACTTCCTGCTCTGGGAGATCGCCTACTCCGAAATGTGGGTCACCCCCACCCTCTGGCCGGACTTCAGCGCCGAGCACCTCGTTCAGGCCATCGAAGACTACCAGAT
- the pyrH gene encoding UMP kinase, translating into MSTPNHQPGERWPRVLLKLSGEAFAGDGSHGVIDYAAVATIASEVAALHKAGTEIAIVVGGGNVMRGTLAEKAGMERVTADYIGTLGTVVNALALQDSLEQQGVDTRVQTALPIQAVAEPYIRRRALRHLEKGRVVILAGGTGNPYFTTDTASALRASEVRAAAMLMAKNGTDGVYDKDPRQHTDAVKFDRITYTEAIDRRLKVMDLTALTFCMENNMPIVVFDINVPGNIQRVGAGEQIGTIVTRDA; encoded by the coding sequence ATGTCTACGCCGAACCATCAACCCGGTGAGCGCTGGCCCCGGGTGCTCTTGAAACTCTCCGGCGAAGCCTTCGCCGGAGACGGTTCGCACGGCGTAATCGACTACGCCGCCGTGGCCACGATCGCGAGTGAAGTCGCCGCCCTGCACAAGGCCGGCACGGAGATCGCGATTGTGGTCGGCGGCGGCAACGTCATGCGCGGCACGCTCGCCGAAAAGGCGGGCATGGAGCGCGTGACCGCCGATTACATTGGGACGCTCGGCACCGTCGTCAACGCCCTCGCCCTTCAGGATTCCCTGGAGCAGCAAGGCGTGGACACGCGCGTGCAGACGGCCCTTCCGATCCAGGCCGTCGCGGAGCCTTATATCCGGCGCCGCGCGCTGCGGCATCTAGAAAAGGGCCGCGTCGTAATCCTGGCCGGCGGCACCGGAAACCCGTACTTCACCACGGACACCGCCAGCGCCCTGCGCGCCAGCGAAGTTCGCGCCGCCGCCATGCTGATGGCGAAGAACGGCACGGACGGCGTCTACGACAAAGACCCGCGCCAGCACACCGACGCCGTGAAGTTCGACCGCATCACTTACACGGAAGCGATCGATCGCCGCCTCAAGGTCATGGACCTGACGGCGCTGACATTCTGCATGGAAAACAACATGCCGATCGTCGTCTTCGATATCAACGTGCCGGGGAACATTCAGCGTGTCGGCGCCGGTGAGCAGATTGGAACCATTGTTACGCGAGACGCGTAG
- a CDS encoding FAD-dependent oxidoreductase produces MITLDILRAIPLFSKLGDAELSDIAAVSADVHFPADQWVLREGERSSFYILLEGSIEVTKENKGEDVVLKSYIPGTFFGEVPLMLGGASVAGFRTTTEARVLKMDEADFHTLVTRRDDLADCIMQEMLNRVKLLQSVSVNTPVDRVILVGYSSDVNCYDLRQFLSGNHQNFRWLDPADPTCQQYIPSEANEGPYPVVVLPSGETLKCPDKRSLAKSLKLNTEPNDATYDVVIVGGGPAGLAAAVYGASEGLKTLMIERSFPGGQAGTSSRIENYLGFPTGISGNELGSKALRQATRFGTEILVSRSVTGLCPKGRLHEIVLDDGESITTRVVIIATGVTWRSLFIPGAKNLVGCGIFYGAARTEAMGVAGKDVFLIGGGNSAGQAAMFFADYARKVTLLIRANNIEQGMSQYLIDQLKTRGNIEVSLNSSVSCVRGDVTLEAITVKNSQTGEEVEHETDSLFVFIGADAETEWLPDTIARDDRGYILTGLDATLSGQCGAERRPFLLETSVAGIFAAGDVRHGSIKRVASGVGEGSMAIAFVHQYLAECATLSEPPPAV; encoded by the coding sequence TTGATTACCCTAGATATTCTTCGCGCAATTCCGCTCTTCAGCAAGCTGGGCGACGCCGAGCTGAGCGATATCGCCGCCGTGTCGGCCGATGTGCACTTTCCCGCCGATCAGTGGGTTCTTCGCGAGGGCGAGCGATCCTCGTTCTATATTCTGCTCGAAGGATCCATCGAAGTCACGAAAGAAAACAAGGGCGAGGACGTCGTCCTGAAGTCCTACATTCCCGGCACGTTCTTCGGCGAAGTTCCCTTGATGCTGGGCGGCGCATCCGTCGCCGGTTTCCGCACCACCACCGAAGCGCGCGTGCTCAAGATGGACGAAGCGGACTTCCACACTCTTGTCACGCGGCGCGACGATCTCGCGGACTGCATCATGCAGGAGATGCTCAACCGTGTGAAACTTCTTCAAAGTGTCTCCGTGAATACGCCCGTGGACCGCGTGATCTTGGTCGGCTACTCCAGTGACGTCAACTGCTACGACCTGCGCCAGTTTCTTTCCGGCAACCACCAGAACTTCCGCTGGCTTGATCCCGCCGATCCCACATGCCAGCAGTATATCCCCTCGGAGGCGAACGAAGGCCCCTACCCTGTCGTCGTACTCCCGAGCGGCGAAACGCTCAAATGTCCCGACAAGCGCAGTCTCGCGAAGAGTCTGAAGCTGAACACCGAGCCGAATGATGCGACATACGATGTCGTGATCGTCGGCGGCGGCCCCGCCGGATTGGCCGCCGCCGTGTACGGCGCCTCCGAGGGCTTGAAAACCTTGATGATCGAGCGCTCGTTCCCCGGCGGCCAGGCCGGGACTTCCTCGCGGATCGAAAATTACCTGGGCTTCCCGACGGGAATCTCCGGCAATGAGCTCGGATCCAAAGCGCTCCGCCAGGCGACGCGGTTCGGAACGGAGATCCTGGTCTCCCGGTCCGTCACCGGTTTGTGTCCCAAGGGCCGCCTGCATGAGATCGTTCTGGACGACGGCGAATCGATCACCACGCGGGTCGTTATCATCGCGACGGGCGTTACCTGGCGTTCGCTCTTCATCCCCGGCGCGAAGAACCTCGTCGGCTGCGGCATCTTCTACGGCGCCGCGCGCACCGAGGCAATGGGCGTAGCGGGCAAGGATGTCTTCTTGATTGGAGGCGGCAACTCCGCCGGCCAGGCGGCGATGTTCTTCGCGGATTACGCGCGCAAGGTCACCCTGCTGATCCGCGCCAACAATATCGAGCAGGGCATGTCCCAGTATTTGATCGACCAACTGAAGACGCGCGGCAATATCGAAGTCTCGCTCAACTCCAGCGTGAGCTGCGTTCGAGGCGACGTCACCCTGGAAGCGATCACCGTCAAGAACTCCCAGACTGGCGAGGAAGTGGAGCACGAAACGGATTCCCTCTTCGTCTTCATCGGCGCCGACGCCGAGACGGAATGGCTCCCGGACACCATCGCCCGCGACGACCGCGGCTACATTCTGACCGGCCTCGACGCCACCCTCTCCGGCCAATGCGGCGCGGAGCGCCGGCCCTTCCTCCTGGAAACCAGCGTCGCCGGCATCTTCGCAGCCGGCGACGTGCGCCACGGCTCCATCAAACGCGTCGCCTCTGGAGTCGGCGAAGGCAGCATGGCGATCGCCTTCGTCCACCAATACCTCGCCGAATGCGCGACACTTTCGGAGCCGCCGCCGGCGGTTTGA
- the tsf gene encoding translation elongation factor Ts: MAEITAAMVKELRDKTDAPMMQAKKALTDANGDMEAAILLLREKNSKLEVKEGRISAEGVVEAFLNETATLGTIIELNSETDFVARNEMFGSLAKTLAAHASEHATVGTVDELLDAIHSGTGAPARTQLQETFAKLRENIIFKRFTVYETTDGTVDAYIHMGGKIGVLIELTGQGPEIQALAREIAMHISFSNPKFLSKDEAPANVVETERELVRTRTMADEKNANKPAEILEKIIEGGLNNFFKASALLEQAYIREPKQTIAQLIKGKTEIKRFVRYEIGEASA; the protein is encoded by the coding sequence ATGGCCGAAATAACTGCGGCGATGGTAAAAGAGCTTCGGGACAAGACCGACGCTCCGATGATGCAGGCGAAAAAAGCCCTCACCGATGCAAACGGCGACATGGAAGCCGCCATCCTGCTGCTTCGCGAGAAGAACAGCAAGCTGGAAGTCAAGGAAGGCCGCATCAGCGCCGAAGGCGTCGTGGAAGCGTTCCTGAATGAAACCGCGACTCTCGGCACGATCATCGAGCTGAACTCCGAGACGGACTTCGTCGCCCGTAACGAGATGTTTGGCTCCCTGGCGAAGACCCTGGCGGCGCACGCCAGCGAGCACGCCACCGTGGGAACCGTTGATGAACTTCTGGACGCGATCCACTCCGGCACCGGCGCTCCGGCCCGCACCCAGCTTCAGGAGACGTTCGCCAAGCTGCGCGAGAACATCATCTTCAAGCGCTTCACGGTCTATGAGACTACGGACGGCACGGTCGACGCCTACATTCATATGGGCGGCAAGATCGGCGTTCTGATCGAGCTGACCGGCCAGGGTCCAGAGATCCAGGCGCTTGCCCGTGAGATCGCCATGCACATCTCGTTCTCGAACCCGAAGTTCCTGAGCAAGGATGAGGCGCCCGCGAATGTCGTCGAAACCGAGCGTGAGCTGGTCCGCACCCGCACGATGGCAGACGAGAAGAACGCCAACAAGCCGGCGGAGATCCTGGAAAAGATCATCGAAGGCGGTCTGAACAACTTCTTCAAGGCGAGCGCTCTGCTAGAGCAGGCGTACATCCGCGAGCCGAAGCAGACCATCGCGCAGTTGATCAAAGGCAAGACCGAGATCAAGCGCTTCGTCCGCTACGAAATCGGCGAGGCGAGCGCGTAA
- the frr gene encoding ribosome recycling factor produces the protein MSLSDLAKEAEQKMKKTVEATQNDFATIRTGRANPTLLDGITADYYGTQTPINQLATISVPESRQLVITPYDRGAVAAIEKAIKNSDININPVNDGSSLRLSIPPLTEERRKEFVKVLNKKTEEGRVSIRNIRRDVNDQSKALVKKNEASEDEAKRFQDQIQKLTDKYVSEVDHIAKAKEAELLEV, from the coding sequence ATGAGCCTCAGTGACTTAGCTAAGGAAGCCGAGCAGAAGATGAAGAAGACGGTGGAGGCGACGCAAAATGACTTCGCCACCATCCGCACCGGGCGCGCCAACCCTACTCTTCTCGACGGCATCACCGCCGATTATTACGGAACGCAAACGCCGATCAATCAGCTCGCGACGATCAGCGTTCCGGAATCTCGCCAGCTCGTGATCACCCCCTACGACCGCGGCGCAGTCGCCGCGATTGAAAAGGCGATCAAGAACTCCGATATCAACATCAACCCCGTCAACGACGGCTCCAGCCTGCGCCTCTCCATTCCGCCGCTGACGGAAGAGCGCCGCAAGGAGTTCGTCAAGGTCCTCAACAAGAAGACCGAGGAAGGCCGCGTCTCGATCCGCAACATCCGGCGCGATGTCAACGATCAGTCCAAGGCGCTGGTGAAGAAGAACGAAGCGTCTGAAGACGAAGCGAAGCGCTTTCAGGATCAAATCCAGAAGCTGACCGACAAGTACGTCTCCGAAGTCGATCATATCGCCAAGGCCAAAGAGGCCGAACTGCTGGAAGTCTGA